Proteins encoded within one genomic window of Odocoileus virginianus isolate 20LAN1187 ecotype Illinois chromosome 2, Ovbor_1.2, whole genome shotgun sequence:
- the LOC110126496 gene encoding collagen alpha-2(I) chain-like yields MRRTVCTGLAARVRRPPPVVFFPAGGPALPPPGMWRRRPETDCARREHLGPERRHLTAARGPGSAHQPGRPRGHSPVGARGAASSRGTCGQAGRARTAQSPRASPPASSPVPSGSQRLPE; encoded by the coding sequence ATGCGCCGCACGGTCTGCACCGGGCTCGCGGCCCGGGTCCGCCGTCCCCCGCCCGTCGTTTTCTTCCCGGCCGGAGGGCCGGCGCTGCCTCCGCCCGGGATGTGGAGGCGCCGGCCGGAGACGGACTGCGCCCGGCGCGAGCACCTGGGGCCGGAGAGGCGGCATCTAACGGCGGCGCGGGGGCCGGGAAGCGCTCACCAACCAGGTCGGCCGCGGGGACACTCACCGGTCGGGGCGCGCGGGGCGGCCTCATCCAGGGGCACCTGCGGCCAGGCAGGACGGGCCCGGACGGCGCAGTCACCGAGAGCGAGTCCGCCGGCCAGCTCGCCGGTCCCGTCCGGCTCTCAGCGACTGCCTGA